The Polyangia bacterium genome includes the window ACGTAATCATCAGCACCGACCTCGAAGCCTTGCAGCCGATCCGTGATCTGGTCGCGCGCCGACAACATGATGATCGGGATCTCCGATTCGCGGCGGATGTCACGGCACACGTCCATTCCATCACGGTCGGGCAGGATCAGGTCCAGCACGATCACGTCTGCCCTGCACTTGCGTACGCTCTCGATACCGGCCGCCGCATCGGCGGCGGTGGCGACGTCGAATCCTTCTTTTGCAAAGGCATAACTCAGGCTGTCACGCAGCGCCGCCTCGTCGTCAACAATCAGGATGCGGGGAACGATCATCCGCCTATGCTAAGGGCGTCTCCGACGGCATTCAATGGACGCAGGCGCGAAATCCCCGCGTTGACCAGTTGGCGATCGATTGTGGCCGCACAAAAACTCGACGGCGAATCCCCTGGTGTTCGCTTTTTTGACGGCGGTCGAGTTTTTGGGGCATTCAGCGGCCTGACGCCTGACGAAGCGTTCTTCAGAAGCGCGCCGAACCTATCGGCGGAGTTCTACGCTGCCCGAGCGAAGGCCCGCGAGCTACGCTTGGCCCTGAACCGCGGCCAGGACGGTCCTTTGCCCTGATCTCCTCACAACACCGCCTGGGCCATCTCCGTCGGCCGGGGAGGCGCGAGGTGATCGACGAACCACTCCCGCGCGAGGGCCGCTACTCGCTCGAGTGTGCCCGCTTCCTCGAAGAGGTGTGTTGCGCCGGGCACGATCTCGATCTTCTTCTCCGCTCGAAGCTCTTGAAAGGCCGCCCGGTTCAAGCTGATCACTTCGCGGTCGGCGCCGCCTACGATGAGCAGCGTGGGCGCGCGAACAGACACCAAGGCCTCGCCCGCGAGATCGGGCCTGCCACCACGTGACACGACCGCGCTGACCTGGTCCGGCAGTCGCGCGGCAGCGACCAGCGCGGCCGCCGCACCGGTGCTGGCGCCGAAGTAGCCGATGGGCAAGGGCTGCGTCTCCGCGTCGTTCCTCAGCCAGCGCGTGACGGCGGCGAGCCGCCCAGCGAGTAGCCCGATGTCGAACCGGAGATGGCGCGTGAACCTCTCCTGCTCCTCCTCTTCGAGCGTGAGCAAGTCGACGAGAACAGTCGCGAGGCCGGCCTGCTGGAGCGCGCTGGCAACGTAGCGATTCCGAGGACTGAAGCGACCACTGCCACTGCCGTGGGCAAAGAGGACGACGGCGAGTGCGTCGGCCGGTAGCGCGAGGTCGCCTTGAAGGATCAGGTCGTACCCAATCGTCACGGAGATTTGCCGCTCTCGCAGTTCCATTGCGATGCCTCCTCGAGGACCAAGCCTCGATAAAGTGTAGGGCTCCGTTGTTCGAGGTGGTAGCGGAAGAGCGAGTTTTGTCCTGGCGGAGGTCCCGGCGCGGCGCCTGATCCGGCATCCTCGTCGCATCAAACTGTCCGAGTAGGCCGATCACGTTAGCCGCATCGGGCAGACTGCCGCCCGAGGCCCCCGCCTTCGGGCGGGGGCCGTGATACAAACGCATGCTGAATGCTCGATCGCCTGATTGATCTAGCAGTCCATCGGCGGTCATTGACGCTGGTGGGCACGCTCGGCGTTGCGCTCTTCGGTCTCGTCACGCTGACCAAGCTGAAGATCGAAGCGTTCCCGGACGTCACCAACGTCCAGGTGATGGTGATCAGCCTCTACCCCGGGCAGGCCGCCGAGGAGATCGAAAAACAGGTCACCATCCCCGTCGAGCGCGCGCTGACCGGCGTACCGCGCTTGCTGGTCCAGCGATCGATTACCTCGTTCGGTCTGTCGCAGGTGATCCTGACCTTCGAGGACGACGTCGACATCTACTGGGCGCGGCAGCAGGTTGCCGAGCGCTTGCCAGAGGCCGAGGTCCCGGTGGGCGTGGAACCGCACATGGGTCCCAACGACACGCCGGTCGGGCAGGTCTACCAATACACCCTGGAGAGCGCCACGCACTCGCCCAGCGAGCTGCGCAGCTGGCAGGACTGGGTGGTGTCGAAGAACCTGATGCGCGTGGCCGGCGTGGCCGACGTGGTCAGCTTCGGCGGCTTCCAGAAGGAGTATCACGTGCTGGCTGATCCCGGCCGGCTGCGCAACAACAACCTGTCGCTGAAGGACTTGATAGACGCGGTGGCGTCGTCGAACGGCGCTACGTCGGGCGGGTATATGCCCGACGGTGAGGCCGAGTTCGTGGTGCGCGGCCGGGGTTATCTGAAATCCCCGCGTGACATCGAGAACACCGTCGTGCGCGCCAGCAACGGCACGCCGGTGCTGGTGCGCAACATCGCGCGCGTCGTGCAGGCGTACACACCCCGGCGGGGGGCGGTGGCGCGCGGCGAGGCCGTCGATTCGGTGGAGGGGACGATCCTGCTCCGCCGCGGGGAGAATCCCAAGGACGTGCTGGATGGCGTGCACAGCGCGGTCGAGAGCATCAACCGGGAGATCTTGCCGCCGGGGATGAAGATCGTTCCCTTCTACGATCGCACCAAGCTGGTCGACACGACGCTTAGGACCGTCTCGCACAACATGCTGGAGGGCATCGCGCTGGTCAGCGTGATCATCTGGATCTTCCTTCGCGCGATAGTCGGCTCGTTCGCGGTGTCATTGGTGATGCCGCTGGCGCTGCTGATGGCCTTCGTGGGGCTGAACTACGCGGGCGTGCCGGCGAACCTGCTGTCGATGGGGGCCATCGACTTCGGGATCTTGCTGGAGGGCGCGGTGATCCTGGTCGAGAACGCCTACCGCCACCTGTCGATAGAAAAACCGCCGCCCGAGCGGGTGGCCCACGTGGTGGCGACGGCGGCGAAGGAGGTGGTGCGCCCGACGCTGTTCTCGATGGCCATCATCGGCGCGGCGATGATGCCGATCTTCACGATGGAGCGGGTGGAGGGTCGCATCTTCCGGCCAGTGGCGCTGACCTACGCTTTCGCGCTGGGCGGAGCGCTGCTGTTCACCCTCACCACCGTGCCGGCGCTGACCGCGGCGCTGCTCAAGCACCGGCCGGTGAAGGAGGTGCACCCGGCGTTTCTGGTCAAGCTGGAGGCCTGGTACCACCGCGGACTCGGCTGGACCATTCGCCGTCCACTGCGCACGGCGCTGGTGGCGCTGGGCGTGGTCGCGGTGGCCATCATGCTGGTACCGCGCCTGGGTTCGGAGTTCCTGCCCCCCATGAACGAGGGCGACATCCACATCACCGTCACCATGCCCAGCGCGGTTTCGTTGCAGCGCGGGGCCGATGTGCTGCGCGAGACGCGCTTGGTCCTGCTTTCTTTCCCCGAGATCAAAGACGTCCTGAGCGAGCAAGGCCACCCCGAGGACGGCACCGATGACGAGACGGCCAACCAAGCCGAGATATTCGTCATCGTCCGGCCGGAAAGCGAATGGCGCACCGGCCGCAGCAAGAAACAGCTGGTCGAGGCCATGCGCGCCACGCTGGAGCGGCGGCCCGGCGTCGAATTCGACTTCAGCCAGCCGATCAAGGATCGGGTCGAAGAGTCCATCTCCGGCATTCGCGGGCAGGTGGTCATCAAGATCTACGGCGAGGACCTGGTGCTGATGCACAAAAAGCTGGAGGAGGTGTCCAGGATCCTGAACAGCGTCCGCGGCGCCAGCGAGGTGGGCATCTATCGCGCCGGCCGCGCGCAGCACCTGGTGGCCGACATCGATCGCGAGGCGACCTCTCGCTATGGCGTGCCGGTGCGCGAGGTCGAGGACGCGCTGGAGAGCGGCCTCAGTGGCCAGATCGCCACCTGGTT containing:
- a CDS encoding alpha/beta family hydrolase → MELRERQISVTIGYDLILQGDLALPADALAVVLFAHGSGSGRFSPRNRYVASALQQAGLATVLVDLLTLEEEEQERFTRHLRFDIGLLAGRLAAVTRWLRNDAETQPLPIGYFGASTGAAAALVAAARLPDQVSAVVSRGGRPDLAGEALVSVRAPTLLIVGGADREVISLNRAAFQELRAEKKIEIVPGATHLFEEAGTLERVAALAREWFVDHLAPPRPTEMAQAVL
- a CDS encoding CusA/CzcA family heavy metal efflux RND transporter produces the protein MLDRLIDLAVHRRSLTLVGTLGVALFGLVTLTKLKIEAFPDVTNVQVMVISLYPGQAAEEIEKQVTIPVERALTGVPRLLVQRSITSFGLSQVILTFEDDVDIYWARQQVAERLPEAEVPVGVEPHMGPNDTPVGQVYQYTLESATHSPSELRSWQDWVVSKNLMRVAGVADVVSFGGFQKEYHVLADPGRLRNNNLSLKDLIDAVASSNGATSGGYMPDGEAEFVVRGRGYLKSPRDIENTVVRASNGTPVLVRNIARVVQAYTPRRGAVARGEAVDSVEGTILLRRGENPKDVLDGVHSAVESINREILPPGMKIVPFYDRTKLVDTTLRTVSHNMLEGIALVSVIIWIFLRAIVGSFAVSLVMPLALLMAFVGLNYAGVPANLLSMGAIDFGILLEGAVILVENAYRHLSIEKPPPERVAHVVATAAKEVVRPTLFSMAIIGAAMMPIFTMERVEGRIFRPVALTYAFALGGALLFTLTTVPALTAALLKHRPVKEVHPAFLVKLEAWYHRGLGWTIRRPLRTALVALGVVAVAIMLVPRLGSEFLPPMNEGDIHITVTMPSAVSLQRGADVLRETRLVLLSFPEIKDVLSEQGHPEDGTDDETANQAEIFVIVRPESEWRTGRSKKQLVEAMRATLERRPGVEFDFSQPIKDRVEESISGIRGQVVIKIYGEDLVLMHKKLEEVSRILNSVRGASEVGIYRAGRAQHLVADIDREATSRYGVPVREVEDALESGLSGQIATWLWEGERKVGVRVKLPTDLGAGGRQAVARLEIPVGQARLALSSLATLHLDTGRTQINREHGQRFLALKCNIEGRDMGSFVEEAQRRVRGAVKVPEGYHLTWGGEFENQRRAMKRLSLIVPISVLVIFLLLYATFRAALPAVVVLLDVPFATVGGVFALYITGTELSVSSAVGFITLFGVSVMNGVLIVTYMRQAKIAPGATADSVLSVVAGRIRPILMTALPASIGLLPAALSHAIGSDTQRPFAIVIVGGLLPATVLTMFLLPTTYELADRWFGAGWRQRHPESFEE